CCTGCAGGTTATAAACCTCTACGGAATCCGCGATGAGTTCCAAGCCTTCAGGCATTTCATCTGTGAGAACCGCGTGCTTGATTTTATCCAATGATTTGTTGATCTGGACCGTCCAATCGATCTGATCTTTGCCGATCGCTTTCCCTTGCTTCTCGATCAGCTTTCCGCCTTGCGGCTTTAGGTTCACAATGATGGTCTGAACCCCGCCCTTTATCGGAAATGCAATAATGATTTCAGTGCTTCCTTTAAGAACTTCCTTCTTAAACTCTGTGCGAATTTCCAGCTTGCCGCTGATGTTGGAATGATTCTCCACGTAATCGTTGAAGGTCATCACAACTTTCCCGTTCCGATCAACCGTAAATCGGCCAACTTCGCCTTGACCGGCAAGGAGCGGTGCGTCAATGTCCGTAAAAATCTCAAACTGCGTCGGCAGCTCGAAAGTGAATATATCCCCATTCTTGTAGCCATGTCCGTTCGGAAGCTCCCATTCGTAGCTGAGATTAACGGCTGCACCGATGTCCAGGCTGCTGTCCGGATTATACACCGCATCAACCACGGTACCGTTCACATCGGTTAATACGACTTTGGTTAGTATTCCTTCCATGTCGACTGCTGGTGCTGGCGTGTTATATACGTCATCCGTGACTGTCTTTGGCTCGCTAACTTCTAATTCCTGCACGCCAGTCTCTGATTCCTGCACAGTAGCGGCTGATGGCTGCTCGCTCCCCGCCGCATTCGCCGTCCAAGCAAATGTGCCCAATAGGGTTTGAAACAGAAGCAGCAGCGCCACAACAATTCCACTTACTTTTTTCTTCATAATCTCTCCCTCAATCTTATCATTACCCTCGTAATATTCGGTTCCGATCTTACTTTTTCGTGCGCTGATTCGTCCCATGCTTCTATCAAAATGCATGCCAATAATGGACTTCACGAGCCATCATCTTCAAGACCTGTTACGGGCGCACGATTCATTGGTGTCTGTATTTTCCTTCAGAACCCAGCGGGCTTCCTGCATTATATCGGCCAAAACTATACAATTTCTATACAAGCGAAATAAGCCTTGGACATAATCGTCCAAAGCTTAGTTTTATTGCTACGCATTAATTAGTAGTATTTGGATGCTGAATAGCTGGAGGCATCTTTAATCATTTTGTATCCGGCTCCTTTGCTTTTCCAGCTTGCATCGACGGTTGTGTCAATGGTTACCCACTGCCCGTTCAAATATACTTCATTCCAGGCGTGGTAGACATCGACGTATTCCGAGGTTCCCATGACAAGCTTTGCCGGAATATCGAGGCTTCGGAGCATGGAAGCGAACAGGGAGGCGTAATCGTAGCACATTCCCTTTTGTCCAGCGATCGTGCGGTTGCTATCGGGAAGGTAATCCGTCAGCTTGCTGGATGCCAGAGCGTTGTCGTACCGAACCGTCCCGACGATATATTCGTAGACAGCCTGTACTTTTTCCTTGTCGGAGTGAGCAGTGCGGGTTAGCTTTTTCGCAAGCTGAGCAGCCTTGCCCTCTTCGCTCCAATCGACATTTTGTACAGAGTTCAAAAACACTTGGCTGCTGTTCGTCAGTTGAAGTTTAACTGCCGCTTCCTGTACGATCTTGTATTTGCTGCCGCTGACTTGTTCCAGCACGGAAATCTTGTAGTTCCCGTTGCCCATCTGCAGTGGAAAAACTTCCTGCTGCTTGGCCCTCGAAAGCCCATATGTATATTGATCCTGACCTTTTCCGATC
This Paenibacillus sp. JZ16 DNA region includes the following protein-coding sequences:
- a CDS encoding transglutaminase-like domain-containing protein, giving the protein MRNAMFAIIGLFALLIWAPVVQAAPSEDWLGLEELDRGAIVIRYDVKAGTKTKLMIGKGQDQYTYGLSRAKQQEVFPLQMGNGNYKISVLEQVSGSKYKIVQEAAVKLQLTNSSQVFLNSVQNVDWSEEGKAAQLAKKLTRTAHSDKEKVQAVYEYIVGTVRYDNALASSKLTDYLPDSNRTIAGQKGMCYDYASLFASMLRSLDIPAKLVMGTSEYVDVYHAWNEVYLNGQWVTIDTTVDASWKSKGAGYKMIKDASSYSASKYY